GCTCTGTAGCTGTGTctccagcaggtggagctgcttCTCCTGTCAGAGGTTAATGAGGGCGGGTCAGCctttgttcatcaggtgaacaCTGGTTCTCATCCAGCTGAGCCTCATCACCACATCgtatttcatcagttcatcgcgttttcaattcaattcaattcagttttatttacatagcgctttacagagacccagagcctgaccccagagcaagcactcaATGATGAATCAATGAATGCTACAATTCCCACAAGCCTTGGCTGTCGTTGCCATGGAGACGAGGAAGGTTAAAGATGTGAATCAGAGTTACTGAATCACCCAAGTGACAGTGTGTAAAGGTGCACACAGGTGTGTTCTGTTGAACAGGTTAAACAAAGTGCTGGTGCTGATGAAACGGCAGCTGGAGGCCTCACACACTCATTGTTAACCCTTTCACAAagaggctttgtgtgtgtgtgtgtgtgtgtgtgtgacagagacgtGTGTGCTGACCCAgcactctgacacacaaagcagcagccGACGCTCAGGTGTATAAAAGCTCTGAGCTCACAAAGGTGTGAAGGCACGCCAGCTCCATCAGCACCGCACCTCAACAGCAGGCCGGCAACATGTCCACCACCGACATGAACATGATGAGCAGGGTAagtcccagcatgcaccactgcagtcagactgagatcagctggaaaacacacatttctgaatCTGCTCAGGTGAAAGGTCACGTGGATTTCTAACCCTATCATATCAGTTTCTCTGGGATCACTGGTTGTATAAACTGGTGTGAATATTAATAAAtgtgctcagacacacaacgtgcaaacacatcatcatcattattattctgCTGGCCAAAGATACACCTGAGTGCGTCAGTCAGAACACCCACCTGCACAGGTACACAACAAAAATCTATTCCAGCAAagaagcagcacagagaaataAGACGAACAAACATCCAGAACTCATCAACTCATTGTTTCGACTCTAAACCCTGATCACAGCTAACAGCTGACATCAGGGGGCAGCCAGGTgcttcccatcatgcactggGGCCTGAAACCTGCAGCCACCCTGATCTCATGAGATCATCTCAGTTAAAGTTCACTTCACATCAGAGCAAGCTGACGGAAATCTGTGTTCTGATCAGATCTGATGTCATGTGACCTCTGACTCCTCCGTCACTTATTAAACTCTCACCACTTTATTTGAACCCGTCTGTCCTCAGATCATCTTCTACGAGGACAGGAACTTCCAGGGCCGCTCCTACGAGTGCAGCAGCGACTGCGCCGACATGTCGTCCTACCTGAGCAGGTGTCACTCCTGCAGGGTGGAGAGAGGCTGCTTCATGGTCTACGACCGCACCAACTTCATGGGCAACCAGTACTTCATGAGGAGGGGCGAGTACGCCGACTACATGAGCATGATGGGAATGAACGACTGCATCAGGTCCTGCCGCATGATCCCCATGGTAACCACACAACCAATCACAGTACAGTATTTTTACACAGCTTCCTTGGACGGTGGTGTCAGAGACGTGACAGTCccctgtggacacaaacacattcagcgTCCTTTGAGTCCAGACTGTCGTCTCTGctttaaataaagtttcattGATAACATTTAACTTCCTCTGagatcagacagacacagtgtgaaGCACAGATGCTCACTGATCACTGGTGACTGACTCCACGTGTGTCCgtatacttttggccatgtacTGTCGGGCTCTCACAGGGAATCGGTCCTGCTGATCGCTGACTAATCATTGGTTATTGATTGCTGATGTGTTCCAGTACCGCGGCTCGTACAGGATGAGGATCTACGAGAGAGAGAACTTCGGAGGCCAGATGTACGAGCTGATGGACGACTGCGACAACGTCATGGATCGTTACCGCATGTCCAACTGCATGTCGTGTCACGTGATGGACGGACACTGGCTGATGTACGAGCAGCCCCACTACAGAGGCAGGATGATGTACATGAGGCCCGGAGAGTACAGGAGCTTCATGAACATGGGCATGGGCAGCATGAGGTTCATGAGCATGAGACGCATCATGGACTCCTGCTACTAGACGCTGTCAACAAACTGAGAAACAATAAAgttctgtttaaataaagttttctgtccGTTTCTTTAATCACTGCGTGATCGTTAAATCCACGGCGGCAGCCAGCGTGACAGGTGAACAGCGTCCACGTCATGACGTCACTGCTGCTGAGGTTCGCGGAGCCGCTCGTGTCACAGGCCACACGTGCTGTTCGCCTGAAGACAAGAACGTGCTCATTCTGTTTATCAGATCCATCAGTGTTGATCAGTCTGCGGCTCCATCAGCCGCCTCAGGACTGACACCCGAGGCGGAGCCGGCAGAGACGCAGCCTT
The window above is part of the Toxotes jaculatrix isolate fToxJac2 chromosome 5, fToxJac2.pri, whole genome shotgun sequence genome. Proteins encoded here:
- the LOC121181589 gene encoding gamma-crystallin M3-like, whose amino-acid sequence is MSTTDMNMMSRFEPVCPQIIFYEDRNFQGRSYECSSDCADMSSYLSRCHSCRVERGCFMVYDRTNFMGNQYFMRRGEYADYMSMMGMNDCIRSCRMIPMYRGSYRMRIYERENFGGQMYELMDDCDNVMDRYRMSNCMSCHVMDGHWLMYEQPHYRGRMMYMRPGEYRSFMNMGMGSMRFMSMRRIMDSCY